A genomic segment from Triticum dicoccoides isolate Atlit2015 ecotype Zavitan chromosome 1A, WEW_v2.0, whole genome shotgun sequence encodes:
- the LOC119333031 gene encoding uncharacterized protein LOC119333031, whose product MASLGGSLRVTRSIGSGKMAEGMSHGGLGSWPQAPAPVRQLFWRVRRAVLRPKRRAVSFGYDLKSYSQNFDDGLVPAHRL is encoded by the coding sequence ATGGCGTCTCTGGGAGGATCATTGCGCGTGACCAGAAGCATTGGCAGCGGGAAGATGGCGGAGGGGATGAGCCACGGCGGGTTGGGGTCCTGGCCGCAGGCGCCGGCGCCCGTGAGGCAGCTCTTCTGGAGGGTGAGGCGCGCCGTGCTGCGGCCGAAGCGTCGTGCCGTGAGTTTTGGGTACGATCTCAAGAGCTACTCCCAGAACTTCGACGATGGCCTCGTCCCTGCCCACCGCCTCTAG